From Mytilus galloprovincialis chromosome 9, xbMytGall1.hap1.1, whole genome shotgun sequence, the proteins below share one genomic window:
- the LOC143045326 gene encoding cytochrome P450 1A1-like, which translates to MDFLKSIRFNTAMVDMFNQSNITLTCVFIFTLIAIGVYRRRIRSKDQPPGPWGLPFVGYLPFFRKNPPRKCTQLAKTYGDIFCIQLGSWPTIVLNSRAAIREALVEQSDTFSDRPAFFSCKVVNNMRSLGFGSYNARWRLHSKIASTVLREFASPNKPTTEKIIMMEAEKLTEYFLENTHTSFDPHEEIFLAVGSVVYQICCGMDKDCRNDKGYLNLIKNTKMMQEFAGAGNPIDVMPWLRYVIPSKATRFVEILQTLMVSTDAIMKEHIETFDQKNLRDVADGLIFAEKKYCRNPTKNQEITKSDIFSTLQDFLGAGFDTSSSTLEWIILYLGHYQQIQEKIQKEIDSVIGTRSVSLDDIGKLPFTEATILETQRISPVVPIGIPHATSKDTVLRNYRINRGTVVLCNFYGTTRDSKVWKDPEIFKPERFLNDLGFINSSLENELLTFGAGRRRCPGDFIAKMELFLFLVNIFQKCKIKLISEANFEGIFGLTYSPRSYTIKVFER; encoded by the coding sequence AACCTCCAGGACCATGGGGACTTCCATTTGTGGGATATCTTCCATTTTTTAGAAAAAATCCACCAAGGAAGTGTACGCAGCTGGCCAAGACGTACGGTGATATATTTTGCATTCAATTGGGTAGCTGGCCAACTATAGTGTTAAATAGTAGAGCGGCAATTCGAGAAGCATTAGTAGAACAATCAGACACATTTTCAGATAGACCAGCCTTTTTTTCGTGTAAAGTTGTAAACAATATGCGAAGCCTCGGTTTTGGGTCCTACAACGCAAGATGGCGTTTGCATAGTAAAATAGCTTCAACTGTACTTCGTGAATTTGCATCCCCGAATAAACCTACAACTGAGAAAATTATAATGATGGAAGCAGAAAAACTTACAGAATATTTTCTGGAAAATACACATACATCTTTTGATCCTCATGAGGAAATCTTTCTTGCAGTTGGGAGTGTTGTATATCAAATATGCTGTGGAATGGACAAAGATTGTAGGAACGACAAAGGCTATTTAAATTTGATCAAAAATACTAAAATGATGCAAGAATTTGCTGGTGCTGGAAATCCAATAGATGTAATGCCTTGGTTGCGATATGTTATTCCTAGTAAAGCTACAAGATTTGTAGAAATTCTTCAAACGCTGATGGTATCTACTGATGCGATTATGAAAGAACATATAGAGACATTTGATCAGAAAAACCTTAGAGATGTTGCAGATGGTCTTATATTTGCGGAGAAAAAATATTGTAGAAACCCGACAAAGAACCAAGAGATCACAAAAAGTGATATATTCTCAACACTACAAGATTTCCTTGGTGCAGGATTCGATACGTCATCATCAACCCTCGAAtggattattttatatttaggacATTACCAACAAAttcaagaaaaaattcaaaaagaaattgattcTGTTATCGGTACAAGAAGTGTAAGTTTAGATGATATTGGAAAGTTACCGTTTACAGAAGCGACAATTCTCGAGACTCAAAGGATATCGCCTGTAGTTCCTATAGGAATACCTCATGCAACATCCAAGGACACCGTACTTAGAAATTATAGGATAAACAGGGGAACTGTAGTGCTTTGTAATTTCTATGGGACAACCAGAGACTCAAAAGTATGGAAAgatcctgaaattttcaaaccCGAAAGATTTTTAAATGATCTAGGTTTTATTAATTCATCATTGGAAAATGAACTATTGACATTTGGTGCTGGACGTCGACGTTGTCCAGGAGATTTTATTGCAAAAATGGAACTGTTTTTATTTCTTGTTAATATATTCCAAAAATGTAAGATCAAATTAATTTCGGAAGCAAACTTTGAAGGGATTTTTGGCCTTACATACAGTCCTAGATCCTATACAATTAAAGTCTTTGAAAGATGA